Proteins encoded within one genomic window of Brassica rapa cultivar Chiifu-401-42 chromosome A09, CAAS_Brap_v3.01, whole genome shotgun sequence:
- the LOC103865504 gene encoding uncharacterized protein LOC103865504 isoform X1, which produces MLALSKGVENGHVERLAERFSQVGVEDSSRSLEKDFKNDNLLLVIKAVEAAETTIKHQVDENSRLKAELQRSTLELARYKSDESLLQTSNPGDHSNTTTVSSLAHRPVEREETVIKASDADSLGMVVVHNHVNSNGEEATVSNRFQSPSEQNMVNGIVKGASPSLMRTQLEGAHVTHFNLSTHGFMPVGEVNDSDNAWKQDLIHKVHENEQRILHLRRYLTDCSVKEAQTRNEKYILEKRMAYMRQAFDQQQEDLVVAASKALSYRQEIIEENIRLTYALQATQQEKSTFVSYLLPLLSEYSLQPQVSDAQSIVSNVKVIFKHLQEKLLLTETKLKESEYQLAPWQSDVNHSNDSPVGVALTHSTKDSLYDQTAMEWDSKRWHQDEPGSSTMSSFQFDDSRRFSPLVNGHFPGFEMPQQQPGTTSEDESRGWKQVEDTPAKHVQFLEPLSKIVMEDAKGESDNTKNSPYVPAFDDPPSSSNSPLLSPVLEEPSSSSDEDEDDDPLPAIEDLQISGEPYPGHELQACGYSINGTTSCNFEWVCHLEDGSVNYIDGAKQPNYLVTADDVDLYLAIEVQPLDDRNRKGQLVKVFANENRKIACHPEMQSHIEKTLHSGHASYKVSVSVLTFSIPTPMFGIYVFFDLFWINTSYACGFEQTGFLNIWEEAMLSIKREGYSIKCSNDIMVAEKFSSSTSVTIPFGQPEEFVITGSNGTEYTLRGDHGSADLCCSRDAIVLTLRLFTMRALQRKKGKKKGFLFNK; this is translated from the exons ATGTTAGCTTTGAGCAAGGGGGTGGAGAACGGGCACGTGGAGAGACTTGCCGAGAGGTTTTCTCAAGTGGGTGTTGAAGACTCTTCTCGCTCGCTGGAGAAAGACTTTAAAAATGATAACTTGTTGCTGGTCATCAAAGCTGTTGAAGCTGCTGAAACCACCATCAAGCACCAG GTGGATGAGAATAGCCGTTTAAAGGCTGAACTTCAGAGAAGTACTCTTGAACTTGCTAGATAT AAATCAGATGAATCCTTGCTCCAAACATCTAATCCTGGAGATCACTCAAATACTACTACTGTCTCTAGCTTGGCTCACAGGCCAGTTGAACGTGAAGAGACTGTGATCAAAGCTTCAGATGCCGATTCATTAGGCATGGTTGTTGTTCACAACCATGTGAATTCTAATGGCGAAGAAGCTACTGTGAGTAATCGTTTCCAAAGCCCATCTGAGCAAAATATGGTTAATGGCATTGTCAAAGGAGCTAGTCCCTCTCTTATGAG AACGCAGTTGGAAGGAGCGCATGTTACACATTTCAATTTATCTACTCATGGGTTTATGCCGGTTGGAGAAGTAAATGATTCGGACAATGCTTGGAAGCAG GACCTCATTCACAAGGTCCATGAAAACGAACAAAGAATTTTGCACTTGAGGAGATATCTTACTGATTGTTCTGTTAAG GAAGCTCAAACTCgcaatgaaaaatatattctGGAAAAGCGAATGGCCTACATGCGTCAG GCATTTGATCAACAGCAAGAAGATCTTGTTGTCGCTGCATCAAAAGCTCTCTCTTACAGACAAGAGATAATTGAAGAAAATATACGCCTAACATATGCCTTACAG gcTACACAGCAAGAGAAATCTACATTTGTATCATACTTGTTGCCTCTTCTATCTGAGTATTCTCTACAACCACAGGTTTCTGATGCACAGTCTATTGTTAGCAATGTGAAG GTTATATTTAAGCATCTACAAGAGAAGCTCCTTCTTACTGAG ACAAAGTTAAAGGAGTCAGAATATCAATTAGCACCTTGGCAGTCAGATGTGAACCACTCAAATGATTCCCCAGTTGGTGTAGCGTTAACCCACTCA ACGAAGGATTCTCTATATGATCAAACAGCCATGGAGTGGGATTCTAAGCGCTGGCATCAAGATGAGCCAGGTAGCTCAACTATGAGTAGTTTCCAGTTTGATGATTCTAGAAGGTTTTCGCCTCTAGTGAACGG TCACTTCCCAGGTTTTGAGATGCCTCAGCAACAACCTGGTACGACTAGTGAAGATGAATCTCGTGGCTGGAAGCAAGTAGAGGACACTCCAGCTAAGCATGTTCAGTTTCTCGAGCCTCTCAGCAAGATAGTGATGGAAGATGCAAAAGGAGAGTCAGATAATACCAAAAATTCACCATATGTGCCTGCGTTTGATGATCCTCCTAGCTCCTCAAATTCTCCTCTTTTGTCTCCCGTTCTTGAAGAACCGTCTTCCTCATCCGATGAGG ATGAGGATGATGACCCGTTGCCAGCTATAGAGGACCTACAAATTTCAGGAGAGCCTTATCCTGGACATGAGCTTCAGGCGTGTGGTTACTCTATTAATGGAACAACAAGCTGTAATTTTGAG TGGGTGTGTCATTTAGAAGATGGATCTGTGAATTACATTGACG GAGCAAAGCAGCCAAACTATCTTGTCACTGCTGATGATGTTGACTTATATCTTGCTATTGAAGTTCAGCCTTTGGATGACAGGAACCGCAAG GGGCAGCTTGTCAAGGTCTTTGCCAATGAAAATCGGAAGATAGCTTGCC ATCCAGAGATGCAGAGCCATATAGAGAAGACTCTTCATAGTGGTCATGCTTCATACAAAGTTTCTGTTTCGGTATTAACATTTTCTATTCCAACTCCTATGTTTGGGATATATGTATTCTTTGACCTTTTTTGGATTAATACTTCATATGCATGCGGCTTTGAACAGACTGGTTTCTTGAATATATGGGAAGAAGCTATGTTATCTATTAAGAGAGAAGGTTACAGTATCAAGTGTAGTAACGATATCATGGTTGCAGAAAAGTTCTCATCTTCAACTTCT GTAACAATCCCGTTTGGGCAGCCTGAAGAATTTGTTATAACTGGTTCTAATGGTACTGAGTATACTTTACGAGGAGATCATGGATCAGCAGACCTTTGCTG
- the LOC103865504 gene encoding uncharacterized protein LOC103865504 isoform X2, translating to MLALSKGVENGHVERLAERFSQVGVEDSSRSLEKDFKNDNLLLVIKAVEAAETTIKHQVDENSRLKAELQRSTLELARYKSDESLLQTSNPGDHSNTTTVSSLAHRPVEREETVIKASDADSLGMVVVHNHVNSNGEEATVSNRFQSPSEQNMVNGIVKGASPSLMRTQLEGAHVTHFNLSTHGFMPVGEVNDSDNAWKQDLIHKVHENEQRILHLRRYLTDCSVKEAQTRNEKYILEKRMAYMRQAFDQQQEDLVVAASKALSYRQEIIEENIRLTYALQATQQEKSTFVSYLLPLLSEYSLQPQVSDAQSIVSNVKVIFKHLQEKLLLTETKLKESEYQLAPWQSDVNHSNDSPVGVALTHSTKDSLYDQTAMEWDSKRWHQDEPGSSTMSSFQFDDSRRFSPLVNGHFPGFEMPQQQPGTTSEDESRGWKQVEDTPAKHVQFLEPLSKIVMEDAKGESDNTKNSPYVPAFDDPPSSSNSPLLSPVLEEPSSSSDEDEDDDPLPAIEDLQISGEPYPGHELQACGYSINGTTSCNFEWVCHLEDGSVNYIDGAKQPNYLVTADDVDLYLAIEVQPLDDRNRKGQLVKVFANENRKIACHPEMQSHIEKTLHSGHASYKVSVSTGFLNIWEEAMLSIKREGYSIKCSNDIMVAEKFSSSTSVTIPFGQPEEFVITGSNGTEYTLRGDHGSADLCCSRDAIVLTLRLFTMRALQRKKGKKKGFLFNK from the exons ATGTTAGCTTTGAGCAAGGGGGTGGAGAACGGGCACGTGGAGAGACTTGCCGAGAGGTTTTCTCAAGTGGGTGTTGAAGACTCTTCTCGCTCGCTGGAGAAAGACTTTAAAAATGATAACTTGTTGCTGGTCATCAAAGCTGTTGAAGCTGCTGAAACCACCATCAAGCACCAG GTGGATGAGAATAGCCGTTTAAAGGCTGAACTTCAGAGAAGTACTCTTGAACTTGCTAGATAT AAATCAGATGAATCCTTGCTCCAAACATCTAATCCTGGAGATCACTCAAATACTACTACTGTCTCTAGCTTGGCTCACAGGCCAGTTGAACGTGAAGAGACTGTGATCAAAGCTTCAGATGCCGATTCATTAGGCATGGTTGTTGTTCACAACCATGTGAATTCTAATGGCGAAGAAGCTACTGTGAGTAATCGTTTCCAAAGCCCATCTGAGCAAAATATGGTTAATGGCATTGTCAAAGGAGCTAGTCCCTCTCTTATGAG AACGCAGTTGGAAGGAGCGCATGTTACACATTTCAATTTATCTACTCATGGGTTTATGCCGGTTGGAGAAGTAAATGATTCGGACAATGCTTGGAAGCAG GACCTCATTCACAAGGTCCATGAAAACGAACAAAGAATTTTGCACTTGAGGAGATATCTTACTGATTGTTCTGTTAAG GAAGCTCAAACTCgcaatgaaaaatatattctGGAAAAGCGAATGGCCTACATGCGTCAG GCATTTGATCAACAGCAAGAAGATCTTGTTGTCGCTGCATCAAAAGCTCTCTCTTACAGACAAGAGATAATTGAAGAAAATATACGCCTAACATATGCCTTACAG gcTACACAGCAAGAGAAATCTACATTTGTATCATACTTGTTGCCTCTTCTATCTGAGTATTCTCTACAACCACAGGTTTCTGATGCACAGTCTATTGTTAGCAATGTGAAG GTTATATTTAAGCATCTACAAGAGAAGCTCCTTCTTACTGAG ACAAAGTTAAAGGAGTCAGAATATCAATTAGCACCTTGGCAGTCAGATGTGAACCACTCAAATGATTCCCCAGTTGGTGTAGCGTTAACCCACTCA ACGAAGGATTCTCTATATGATCAAACAGCCATGGAGTGGGATTCTAAGCGCTGGCATCAAGATGAGCCAGGTAGCTCAACTATGAGTAGTTTCCAGTTTGATGATTCTAGAAGGTTTTCGCCTCTAGTGAACGG TCACTTCCCAGGTTTTGAGATGCCTCAGCAACAACCTGGTACGACTAGTGAAGATGAATCTCGTGGCTGGAAGCAAGTAGAGGACACTCCAGCTAAGCATGTTCAGTTTCTCGAGCCTCTCAGCAAGATAGTGATGGAAGATGCAAAAGGAGAGTCAGATAATACCAAAAATTCACCATATGTGCCTGCGTTTGATGATCCTCCTAGCTCCTCAAATTCTCCTCTTTTGTCTCCCGTTCTTGAAGAACCGTCTTCCTCATCCGATGAGG ATGAGGATGATGACCCGTTGCCAGCTATAGAGGACCTACAAATTTCAGGAGAGCCTTATCCTGGACATGAGCTTCAGGCGTGTGGTTACTCTATTAATGGAACAACAAGCTGTAATTTTGAG TGGGTGTGTCATTTAGAAGATGGATCTGTGAATTACATTGACG GAGCAAAGCAGCCAAACTATCTTGTCACTGCTGATGATGTTGACTTATATCTTGCTATTGAAGTTCAGCCTTTGGATGACAGGAACCGCAAG GGGCAGCTTGTCAAGGTCTTTGCCAATGAAAATCGGAAGATAGCTTGCC ATCCAGAGATGCAGAGCCATATAGAGAAGACTCTTCATAGTGGTCATGCTTCATACAAAGTTTCTGTTTCG ACTGGTTTCTTGAATATATGGGAAGAAGCTATGTTATCTATTAAGAGAGAAGGTTACAGTATCAAGTGTAGTAACGATATCATGGTTGCAGAAAAGTTCTCATCTTCAACTTCT GTAACAATCCCGTTTGGGCAGCCTGAAGAATTTGTTATAACTGGTTCTAATGGTACTGAGTATACTTTACGAGGAGATCATGGATCAGCAGACCTTTGCTG
- the LOC103865504 gene encoding uncharacterized protein LOC103865504 isoform X3 has product MVVVHNHVNSNGEEATVSNRFQSPSEQNMVNGIVKGASPSLMRTQLEGAHVTHFNLSTHGFMPVGEVNDSDNAWKQDLIHKVHENEQRILHLRRYLTDCSVKEAQTRNEKYILEKRMAYMRQAFDQQQEDLVVAASKALSYRQEIIEENIRLTYALQATQQEKSTFVSYLLPLLSEYSLQPQVSDAQSIVSNVKVIFKHLQEKLLLTETKLKESEYQLAPWQSDVNHSNDSPVGVALTHSTKDSLYDQTAMEWDSKRWHQDEPGSSTMSSFQFDDSRRFSPLVNGHFPGFEMPQQQPGTTSEDESRGWKQVEDTPAKHVQFLEPLSKIVMEDAKGESDNTKNSPYVPAFDDPPSSSNSPLLSPVLEEPSSSSDEDEDDDPLPAIEDLQISGEPYPGHELQACGYSINGTTSCNFEWVCHLEDGSVNYIDGAKQPNYLVTADDVDLYLAIEVQPLDDRNRKGQLVKVFANENRKIACHPEMQSHIEKTLHSGHASYKVSVSVLTFSIPTPMFGIYVFFDLFWINTSYACGFEQTGFLNIWEEAMLSIKREGYSIKCSNDIMVAEKFSSSTSVTIPFGQPEEFVITGSNGTEYTLRGDHGSADLCCSRDAIVLTLRLFTMRALQRKKGKKKGFLFNK; this is encoded by the exons ATGGTTGTTGTTCACAACCATGTGAATTCTAATGGCGAAGAAGCTACTGTGAGTAATCGTTTCCAAAGCCCATCTGAGCAAAATATGGTTAATGGCATTGTCAAAGGAGCTAGTCCCTCTCTTATGAG AACGCAGTTGGAAGGAGCGCATGTTACACATTTCAATTTATCTACTCATGGGTTTATGCCGGTTGGAGAAGTAAATGATTCGGACAATGCTTGGAAGCAG GACCTCATTCACAAGGTCCATGAAAACGAACAAAGAATTTTGCACTTGAGGAGATATCTTACTGATTGTTCTGTTAAG GAAGCTCAAACTCgcaatgaaaaatatattctGGAAAAGCGAATGGCCTACATGCGTCAG GCATTTGATCAACAGCAAGAAGATCTTGTTGTCGCTGCATCAAAAGCTCTCTCTTACAGACAAGAGATAATTGAAGAAAATATACGCCTAACATATGCCTTACAG gcTACACAGCAAGAGAAATCTACATTTGTATCATACTTGTTGCCTCTTCTATCTGAGTATTCTCTACAACCACAGGTTTCTGATGCACAGTCTATTGTTAGCAATGTGAAG GTTATATTTAAGCATCTACAAGAGAAGCTCCTTCTTACTGAG ACAAAGTTAAAGGAGTCAGAATATCAATTAGCACCTTGGCAGTCAGATGTGAACCACTCAAATGATTCCCCAGTTGGTGTAGCGTTAACCCACTCA ACGAAGGATTCTCTATATGATCAAACAGCCATGGAGTGGGATTCTAAGCGCTGGCATCAAGATGAGCCAGGTAGCTCAACTATGAGTAGTTTCCAGTTTGATGATTCTAGAAGGTTTTCGCCTCTAGTGAACGG TCACTTCCCAGGTTTTGAGATGCCTCAGCAACAACCTGGTACGACTAGTGAAGATGAATCTCGTGGCTGGAAGCAAGTAGAGGACACTCCAGCTAAGCATGTTCAGTTTCTCGAGCCTCTCAGCAAGATAGTGATGGAAGATGCAAAAGGAGAGTCAGATAATACCAAAAATTCACCATATGTGCCTGCGTTTGATGATCCTCCTAGCTCCTCAAATTCTCCTCTTTTGTCTCCCGTTCTTGAAGAACCGTCTTCCTCATCCGATGAGG ATGAGGATGATGACCCGTTGCCAGCTATAGAGGACCTACAAATTTCAGGAGAGCCTTATCCTGGACATGAGCTTCAGGCGTGTGGTTACTCTATTAATGGAACAACAAGCTGTAATTTTGAG TGGGTGTGTCATTTAGAAGATGGATCTGTGAATTACATTGACG GAGCAAAGCAGCCAAACTATCTTGTCACTGCTGATGATGTTGACTTATATCTTGCTATTGAAGTTCAGCCTTTGGATGACAGGAACCGCAAG GGGCAGCTTGTCAAGGTCTTTGCCAATGAAAATCGGAAGATAGCTTGCC ATCCAGAGATGCAGAGCCATATAGAGAAGACTCTTCATAGTGGTCATGCTTCATACAAAGTTTCTGTTTCGGTATTAACATTTTCTATTCCAACTCCTATGTTTGGGATATATGTATTCTTTGACCTTTTTTGGATTAATACTTCATATGCATGCGGCTTTGAACAGACTGGTTTCTTGAATATATGGGAAGAAGCTATGTTATCTATTAAGAGAGAAGGTTACAGTATCAAGTGTAGTAACGATATCATGGTTGCAGAAAAGTTCTCATCTTCAACTTCT GTAACAATCCCGTTTGGGCAGCCTGAAGAATTTGTTATAACTGGTTCTAATGGTACTGAGTATACTTTACGAGGAGATCATGGATCAGCAGACCTTTGCTG